The genomic region atctttcttgaaatttgctaAACTCAACTCTCCACTGTTCATATCTTGATGATTTCCGTTTTTATTTTAGCTTTGAGAAGGTTAGGTCCTACATTTTTACCATACCACTAAAATAGaaactctaaataaataagtcaatATTGCCAcctgataaattaaatattctttgCACTAAATTTGGATTAAGTACAGAACCACCTCTCTTATCCTAATTACTCCAATTAAATGAcctattatattataaatattatataaaagtaataaacCCTACTGTTCTTTGACATTCACCACAAATATGTGGTATGGATTAGGCTAAACGGCGCCGTCCGGACAGAGGAGGATCAAAAGTCTATTTAAAGTGTGCACAAGGCCTAACTAATAGGATCAGAGTAATGGCTGAAATGACTGTTATGTCCTAAAATTCTTAtccaaattatatttgatcaaatcaaataaattacagagcaagtataatatacttgtgatgatttttttttaactatacaccaatcacaccacaagtgtatatataattagttcaggTTCGAACAAACTCGGTCAGTCTAAATTAGAATTTCCAATGTTATATGTTaggaaaaattttgaaattacacttacacccctgaaaattctccatttataCATGAACTCCTTCCGTTAGAATTCGAACAAAAAACACTCAcagttagcaaaaaaaattacataaagtttaaattttgaccttcatttaacattctcaaatatattttacacttataaagggataattgtgatatatatatatatatatatttagagtgaagttaacattattacattttttttccttataaatataaaattattacataaaaatatcaaatgaaggataaaattaaaatttatgtaaattttttttttgctaacgtcattatttttctttcaaaccTTAATGAAAGAGGGTCAGGTGTAAAATGCGAATTTTTAAAGGGgatctaagtgtaatataaaaacttttttttggagaaaagtacagtttaacatttttaaaggggcataagtgtaattaaccctatataTTATCCTAGGGTGGATTAATGTTATGATCATGTCCAAAGAACTGTCACTCGATCCACAATTTCTTtcctaattattatatgaaaacaaTTCAGTAAAGAGCTACGTATAATAATTCTTTCGACTGCAAATGAGTTGAgcgtttaaaatattttgacagaAGCATCAGCTATAAATTCATGCTCGGTTTATGTAACAGCAAATTCCGTTCTCATCAATTTTTACCAAGAAAAATCGACCATATATACACACGACAAATGCCAGAAAGAAATTTATGAGTGTGTGAAACATAGTAAAAGCAGAGTAAATCATTTTACAacctatatatatgaatggaCATTTAGATTTCGTATTCGTAATGTATAGGCTCCATACGAGTATTTATATCCGCATCTATATTATCTACGTCCATGTTCATACATACAAACAGTTAAACTTTCCACCGTCACTGATGATATTGCATTTATGTATATGCTAGATAACTAGATGGCATGCAGTAAAGAAGGCGTGGAATGCTACCGAAATGAGCACCAAGACTTTCTGGAGTCGAATCTTCTTCAGTAGGTAATGGAAAAATCTTACTCGATCAATGGAGCGATGACAATGGCCGGACCTAAGGCTTCATGCAGCAGATATTGAAGATGTCATCCAAGGGAGCATGGTCGCCGCTCCCTTCCTCCTTTCTGGCATATAATAATTGCTTTCCTTTAAATACAAACATTCCTCCCTAATAATCGGATAAACAGTGGATTGTGTTATTCGACAAGCTAAAGACGGGTTTATGGCGTGAAGGTAGGAGATTGAGGAAGATAATAAACCTGTTGCAAGACACTACTTCTATCATCTGGTGTGGCTTTAATAGTGTAGTTCTTCATAGCCTTTTTCAGAGCATCCACTCTTGAAAATACTTTGGTCTGTATGGTTTACATAGTTAGAAATCTAAATTGAGCAAAAACATGcatatagttcaaattttataacaaGAATATCTTGCAAATTATGTTAGAGGTTGAGAAGAGATACACTTGCTGGGTTGAGAAATGTGCGGCGAAGACCATAATATAAGCCCAAAATGTCATATGCCTGAAATTCCAGAAGGGTCTAAGGTATTAGTTCAGGTCTATAGTAAACATAATGAACTCAACCTGCAGGTAGAAGTTACCTTATGGTCAGGGTCAGCAAAGAGGGAATCCAATGGAAATGGTAACTAGTGGCACAAAATAATCGGTCATAAATCAGTTTAGAGACAGCCATAAGCAGTGAATATTAAGTAGGTTCACTGATAACACAGAAAAAGGGTTCAATTTGTTATTCCCTGTTATTAAGGAGTTAGGCACAAACACCAAATATATAGTCATTCTAACAAAACAGTATCAGAAATAGGGATCCAGCAACACAAAATGCATTAGTTGAAATGAATTCAGTTCAGTCGAGATATGCAAGTCACCAGGAAACTGAGCACTTAATGTTTATCAAATCCCACATTTGAAACATCTTAAAGATACAAGATTGAATGATTTGACACGTGACGTTATGTCTAAGCATGGATTCATGAATTGCGCTCAGTTTTgaacaaattaacaaaattattcacTCAAAGACAGAACTTGATCCAATTTTACCCAATCCCCTAATCTGGATTTATGACTAAGGCAGCTGCAATTAAAAGCTGCTCCATAGATGACCAAAAGATGATGTCAAAACTAATTTTgccaaaataaaagtatactTCAAGTAAAATGCAGTCATATCACTAATCAGACAGAGAGTTAGATTCCTTCGCAGAGAAATATAGATAAGCTAATTACCCTTTCGGCAAGAATTTGAGCTTTGTCAGGAGTACCAACTCCAACAACAATTAGCTTCACACCAGCCAAGTCAAATTTCTCCTTTGATTCTCTAAGTGCTTCAGCAAACTCCCAACTAAAATGGAGGAACAAAAGCATGTTGAAAGGGAGAGGCCTGCAAATTCTCATTGTAATGTCGAATAAAATTCACTGGAGCAGTTCGTAAATCGTAACGTACCAAAAAAAACATCCAAAATGTCTCAGAAGTGCAACTACAGCCATTCCCTGTAAAGAAAAGTTTTCAATGAAAATGCATAGTTAAGAACCGAAAAAGGGCTATGTCACTTCTTAACAGATTCAGTTCAACTCTACGTAGACCTTTTGTTGAGGTCTTGGAGTTAGATCCTTTTGACATCCATGGTTTCTGGTGATTCTTTGTAACGACTAGgcctaaaaatttaaaatgttacCGTTGAGAGGTGATTCTTTGACAGGACTAAGGCCTGAAATCTAGGACATCAAAAGTAACAACATTCAAAATGAATACTATTCAGCAAGTTTCCAATCACATCCATCAATATAAAACATCAACTCAGATGCTCATGATGCGATCGAGACATCAACGTGTAACATGGCGCTTGATGCTGTAGCTTAATTTTTAAGACTtctgtaaataaatatcatttgaTAGGCCCTCAATCTGATCTTAATGCAGTTTAATTGCAATAAATGTTCAATCATCCTATTTAAGAACATCTCAGTGAGCTGAACTTCAAAAGCTGGAATTCAACAACTGAGCGAGTCTTGCAAAAAGATAATTCGGCAACAGTTTCTATGATAACCCGCCAGTGTTTTACGCGTAACAGTGCCTGAAATTGAACCCCCAATTCAATTGAGTTTTAGCTTGAATTTGTCAAAATCCATTTGGCACAGCAAGAATCATAAACTATTTGATATTGAGTAAAAACACCACAGCCATAGTAggaattatctaaaatttatacagtacaaataactaaaaaacaCCTCCTTTTGATCCCATAGATCCTTGAATTTGACGGGCTCTCCGGCGGCAGTGAAGATGCTAACTTCCCCGAGCACATCCGCGATGTCGTCAGGCACAGCGGCGGAGGCCGTAGAAGAAGCAGCCTTGGCCACAAGCGATAGTCCACTAGGCTTTCTTGAAGAGAGTGCTCTACGGATCGGCTTGGTTGTAACTGCAACAGATTGAGGTGGGACTAGCGATTTTTGAGAGCGGGTAGACGGGAAGAGAAGTGATGTGGAGGAAGTGAGAATCCATCGAGACATTACTTTCGCCATACTATGTGGTTTGGGACTCTTGGTAAGGCATTAAAAACGAAGAACGGTCAGTAGAAAATTTGTGGtacaaattcttcttctttattgCTGCTGTAACGCCGATGGGAAAGGACCAGACGTTGGGGCAACTGGACTGATAATGAACATAAACAGTTTGTGTGGCAGGAGAAGTGACGACGACGGCGTGGGATTTtctattatacttttatttatttagcaTGCGGCAcgggcttaatttaattaccaGTACGCATGAAAATGgcatattttaaatatgttcataattttttataacaaattaaaatagaacatttatataaaactacctttttgttttgaataaaAGAGCCAACTTATTGATGAAAAGACGAAATTCAGCCATGATTTTTGTCACGAACAAGTCTGGAGGGTGAGACTTGAGAGCCACCCTCAAGAAACCCAATGGCATGCCTAGCAAAACAATTACAAATCCTAACAATGAAAGCAAAAGAAACATGGTTACATGTACTAAGCGAAGCAAAGAAAGGGTGTTAGAAACTAAAGGACCAACATCAGACATATCCAAAAACTAGCCCCATGTTTTCTAATAAGAGGCTCACAATCTCCCTCCGTAATCACATTTGGTTAACATTGTCAAGCTACCAAGCGAGCCGCCTCACAAATGACGAGGACTTTGATGTGCAAAGGCTTCACAAGTTTCCACATGCAAAAACAGCACCAAGTCAGGCATTGACCCACGGAGTCGCGTGCAATAACACCAATACCTCCCTCTTTTCCTCCCTCAAAACATGTAAACTGTTCAAGTGACTAAGCTTGGAGGTGGTAGATCACATGACCCCGGATGCTTTGGCTGGACAGGAGGTGGTTGTTGGCAGGCCACCCCTTCAAAGGCTTTGAGGAAGAACCGGTCGAGGTCATCTACATTGGTTTTGTCTATAAGTTTTCCGTTGCTTTACGATTCAAGATTTCACCGGGaaacagaagaagaagaaatcacATGCAGCCCTCCCTCATCCATGATTTAACTCCAGAAGCCACCAATTCCAGTGCACACCATCTAAGATTTGAAAAAAGCCAAACTTTTCGTGCAAAGCGATACCCCTAGAGAGCATGCATAGTGTCTTTTGACTTTGCTGCATAATGAGGACAACCAACTGCCTAGGACCTAGTTAGTCGAGAGAGGTTAAAGCTTATCGGAAGGGAATCAAGGCACGCCCACCATGCAAACACTTGGACTCAATGTGGAACTTTCACAATCCAAATGAAGCTCCAGGAGAGTGAATGACTGCAGATGATGAGGCTGAGAAGGCGCAATTTCTTACAAGATGGTATGCACTTCTTATGGTAAAGTGACCTGGCTTCAAAAAGTGCCATACGTGAATATCCTCTTGCAACCCCCAACCAAAATGAATAGAGAGAATTTGATCACGATTAGCAGGGAGTAAGTTCGTCTCAATGCATTCATAGCACCAATACCCTGTAGTATTATCGATAATTGTACTTACTGAAGCAGCAACCATGTGAGAGCGGAGCGATGTAATGGGGCGGAATGTGGTTGGGGGTGGGATCCAAAGGTCCAAGCCTAGACGAATAGAAAGTCCTAATCTAATGCGATAACGAAAACCTGCATGGATAAGAGCTTTGACAGAAAGGATACTTCTCCAAACAAGTGAGGGCCTAGAACCAAGTTTGGCCTTGAGAATAGACGTACCTGGGAAGTATCTTGCTTGAAGAACCCTGTGAGCCAACGAGTGTTAATTCGTGAGAAGGTGCCAGAACTGTTTTGCAAGCATGGTTGAATTGAATGCTCGCTTTTCACAAAAACCCAGTCCTCCTTCCATTTTCCTAGAGCAAAGGTGGCTCCGAGCAATCCAGTGGATCTTCCTTTGTTCCTGATTGTGCCACCAAAAGTCAGCACACATAGAACGAATGGCTTGAAGCGCATTATGGATGCGAAAGACACTCATGTCATGATGTAC from Sesamum indicum cultivar Zhongzhi No. 13 linkage group LG3, S_indicum_v1.0, whole genome shotgun sequence harbors:
- the LOC105158576 gene encoding thioredoxin-like protein AAED1, chloroplastic isoform X2 is translated as MAKVMSRWILTSSTSLLFPSTRSQKSLVPPQSVAVTTKPIRRALSSRKPSGLSLVAKAASSTASAAVPDDIADVLGEVSIFTAAGEPVKFKDLWDQKEGMAVVALLRHFGCFFCWEFAEALRESKEKFDLAGVKLIVVGVGTPDKAQILAERTKVFSRVDALKKAMKNYTIKATPDDRSSVLQQGGMFVFKGKQLLYARKEEGSGDHAPLDDIFNICCMKP
- the LOC105158576 gene encoding thioredoxin-like protein AAED1, chloroplastic isoform X1; protein product: MAKVMSRWILTSSTSLLFPSTRSQKSLVPPQSVAVTTKPIRRALSSRKPSGLSLVAKAASSTASAAVPDDIADVLGEVSIFTAAGEPVKFKDLWDQKEGMAVVALLRHFGCFFCWEFAEALRESKEKFDLAGVKLIVVGVGTPDKAQILAERLPFPLDSLFADPDHKAYDILGLYYGLRRTFLNPASTKVFSRVDALKKAMKNYTIKATPDDRSSVLQQGGMFVFKGKQLLYARKEEGSGDHAPLDDIFNICCMKP